From Nicotiana tabacum cultivar K326 chromosome 20, ASM71507v2, whole genome shotgun sequence, one genomic window encodes:
- the LOC107767982 gene encoding LOW QUALITY PROTEIN: F-box protein At1g70590 (The sequence of the model RefSeq protein was modified relative to this genomic sequence to represent the inferred CDS: inserted 1 base in 1 codon): MAAAGPTEYQMMNQRTWPHKXGPRFTAFSFMSKTPENHNPRKNNPTNHNLQFNPISSSNQEHSTDNFTQLPNDVLLKIAATFTLPNLRAASQVCKSWCDALRPLREAMLFLKYGKNFKHGRGGVEVNLNKALDSFLQGAARGSTLAMVDAGLLYWEMGRKEQGVSFYRKAAVLGDPAGQCNLGISLLEANPPDIEEAIKWLYKASIAGYVRAQYQLALCLHKGRGPSRDLKEAARWYLKAAEGGYVRAMYNTAICYSVGEGLSQSHKFARKWMKRAADRGHSKAQFEHGLSIFSEGNMMKAVVYLELATRAGETAADHVKYVILQQISTSSRDRAMFFADNWHPLPSSSR, encoded by the exons ATGGCAGCTGCAGGGCCCACAGAATACCAGATGATGAATCAAAGAACATGGCCACACA TCGGTCCTCGTTTCACCGCCTTTTCATTCATGTCAAAAACACCCGAAAATCATAATCCAAGAAAAAACAACCCCACAAACCATAATCTCCAATTCAATccaatttcatcatcaaatcaaGAACATTCCACAGATAATTTCACACAACTCCCTAACGACGTGTTATTGAAAATAGCTGCCACTTTCACTTTGCCAAATTTACGTGCTGCTTCACAGGTATGCAAGTCTTGGTGTGATGCACTTAGACCCTTAAGAGAAGCCATGTTGTTTCTCAAATATGGTAAGAATTTCAAGCATGGGCGTGGTGGGGTTGAGGTTAATTTGAATAAGGCACTTGACTCCTTCCTTCAAGGTGCGGCTCGTGGGTCAACTTTGGCTATGGTTGATGCTGGCTTGCTTTATTGGGAAATGGGGAGAAAGGAACAAGGGGTTTCCTTTTATAGAAAGGCTGCTGTACTTGGTGACCCTGCTGGTCAGTGTAACTTGGGCATTTCCCTCTTGGAAG CTAATCCACCAGACATTGAGGAGGCTATCAAATGGCTGTACAAAGCTTCTATTGCAGGCTATGTTCGAGCTCAGTACCAGCTTGCCCTTTGTTTACATAAAGGTCGTGGCCCGAGTAGGGATCTTAAGGAAGCG GCAAGGTGGTATCTGAAGGCAGCAGAAGGTGGATATGTCCGTGCCATGTATAACACTGCAATATGCTACTCAGTGGGAGAAGGTCTATCGCAGTCTCATAAATTTGCAAGGAAATGGATGAAGAGAGCAGCTGATCGAGGTCATAGCAAAGCCCAGTTTGAGCATGGACTTAGTATATTTTCC GAAGGTAACATGATGAAAGCTGTGGTGTATTTGGAACTTGCCACTCGTGCTGGTGAGACAGCAGCTGATCACGTCAAGTATGTTATACTTCAACAGATATCCACTTCTTCTCGTGACAGAGCCATGTTTTTTGCTGATAATTGGCATCCTTTGCCTTCTTCATCCCGCTGA